One Entomomonas asaccharolytica DNA segment encodes these proteins:
- the tdeA gene encoding toxin/drug exporter TdeA, whose product MNKYSVTLFTLTFILFITGCTSTKNPDEQLKERVQLTEDILKRYKIDEHWWQVYNDQQLNQIIELAMKNNIDLAKRAVDINRALYQANLIGEDLVPTFSAGTDGSIQKNIKTGDASTRLFSGNINISYEVDLWQRIANTVSAQQWEYAATIQDRETTRLALINNVVDAYYHLMYLQQAITITEQNIENYQQISQLVSYKYQYGRVSSLDPAQAKQAILNARNNLIDLQNQLKNTEQTLRDLLNLKPTDPLLINYPDLLTLQLPKVDLNVPLSVIANRPDLRAAEYRLQKASLDLKATEKSWYPTITLGAAVSSSSDKARTTFDLPFASGNIAINLPFLEWNRIRWRVKISKEDYESIRLDLEKAITTALNEISTYYYNYTNAQASLANLQDKYNYDVEITQYYDIRYQQGAGELKDWLDALNTETNTKISLLANRYQLIQYENQIYKAIAGRYIE is encoded by the coding sequence ATGAATAAATACTCCGTTACGCTGTTTACATTAACCTTTATATTATTCATTACAGGTTGCACATCAACCAAAAATCCTGATGAGCAATTAAAAGAGCGTGTGCAGTTAACAGAAGATATTCTTAAACGCTATAAAATCGATGAACATTGGTGGCAAGTTTATAATGATCAGCAGCTTAATCAGATTATTGAATTAGCCATGAAAAACAATATTGATTTAGCAAAGCGAGCTGTTGATATTAATAGAGCCTTGTATCAAGCAAATCTAATTGGAGAAGATTTAGTTCCTACGTTTTCCGCAGGAACGGATGGCTCTATCCAAAAAAATATTAAAACAGGTGATGCATCAACACGCCTTTTCTCTGGAAACATTAATATTAGCTATGAAGTAGATCTATGGCAAAGAATTGCTAATACCGTTTCTGCTCAACAATGGGAATATGCCGCTACTATTCAAGATCGAGAAACTACTCGTTTAGCTTTAATTAATAATGTAGTAGACGCTTATTACCACCTTATGTATTTACAACAAGCAATCACTATCACTGAGCAAAATATAGAAAACTATCAGCAAATTAGCCAACTGGTTTCCTATAAATACCAATATGGTAGAGTGTCATCATTAGATCCTGCACAGGCTAAACAAGCTATTTTGAATGCTAGAAATAACCTTATTGATTTACAAAACCAATTAAAGAACACCGAACAAACACTACGTGATTTACTGAATTTAAAACCAACAGATCCATTATTAATTAATTATCCAGATTTATTAACATTACAACTACCTAAAGTAGATTTAAATGTTCCATTGTCGGTAATAGCAAACAGGCCAGACTTACGTGCTGCTGAATACCGTTTACAAAAGGCTTCACTCGATTTAAAAGCCACTGAAAAAAGTTGGTATCCAACGATTACATTAGGTGCTGCGGTTAGTAGCTCATCAGATAAAGCTCGTACTACTTTTGATTTACCTTTTGCTTCTGGCAATATTGCCATTAATCTGCCTTTCTTAGAATGGAATAGAATACGTTGGCGTGTAAAAATTTCTAAAGAGGATTATGAAAGTATAAGGCTCGACCTAGAAAAAGCGATTACCACAGCCTTAAATGAAATCAGTACCTATTATTACAACTACACAAATGCACAGGCATCACTTGCTAATTTACAAGATAAATATAATTATGATGTAGAAATAACACAATACTATGATATTCGATATCAACAAGGTGCTGGTGAACTTAAAGATTGGTTAGATGCATTAAATACAGAAACCAATACCAAAATATCTTTACTCGCTAATCGTTACCAGCTTATTCAATATGAAAACCAGATTTATAAGGCAATAGCTGGAAGGTATATAGAATAA
- a CDS encoding MacB family efflux pump subunit, with protein MAMIEVTNLNKYFGEGNNRTHVLKDINLSIEAGEFIAIVGQSGSGKTTLMNTLGCLDTPSSGSYKIDNIETSSMSSNELAKVRGEKFGFIFQRYNLLANLTALDNVALPAIYLGVDHTARTNKATKLLNDLNLPDKLKNKPNELSGGQQQRVSIARALMNGGEIILADEPTGALDSHSGEMVMDILKELHQQKHTIILVTHDQQIASYAHRIIEIKDGEIIADTRKQNQPNTAIEEKKKPLKYNPFVFYKDQLLESFKMSIQAIVAHKLRSILTMLGIIIGIASVVTVVALGRGSQQKILSDINSLGTDTITIYAGRGAGDMYSGRVTTLTDDDAKELAKLSYIDGASPTITSSGTLVYNNISVNSQVTGVNEQYFYIKGQQIAEGRFFSLEDVVNNNSVIVIDHNTQQRLFPSSSALGQVILFNKQPFEVIGVTVPSSGFMGGNNNLELWLPYTTTMTKIAGSSNISSIIVKVKENINTQIADSGITKFLTIKHEKTDFYTANMDAIKQTIESTTNTMTLLISCIALISLIVGGIGVMNIMLVSVTERTKEIGIRMAIGAREHSILEQFLIEAVLICLIGGMLGIGLSYLIAVIFSLLFSDFPLVFSVESIVLALCCSTAIGIIFGFMPARNASKLNPIVALSRE; from the coding sequence ATGGCTATGATTGAAGTTACTAATCTCAATAAATACTTTGGTGAGGGTAATAATAGAACTCACGTTCTGAAAGATATCAATCTTTCTATTGAGGCTGGAGAGTTTATAGCTATTGTTGGGCAATCAGGCTCAGGCAAAACAACCTTGATGAATACATTAGGTTGTCTAGATACGCCCTCCTCTGGCTCCTACAAAATAGATAATATTGAAACAAGTAGTATGTCCTCCAATGAGTTAGCTAAGGTTCGTGGAGAAAAGTTTGGTTTTATCTTTCAACGTTATAACCTATTAGCTAACTTAACTGCATTAGATAATGTTGCATTACCTGCTATTTATTTAGGTGTAGATCATACAGCGCGCACTAATAAAGCAACAAAATTATTAAATGATTTAAATTTACCTGATAAACTAAAAAATAAACCGAATGAATTATCAGGTGGGCAACAACAAAGGGTAAGTATTGCGCGCGCATTAATGAATGGTGGTGAAATCATCTTAGCCGATGAACCTACTGGAGCTTTAGACTCACACAGTGGTGAAATGGTTATGGATATTTTAAAAGAACTGCACCAGCAAAAACATACCATTATATTAGTTACCCATGACCAACAGATTGCAAGTTATGCTCATCGTATAATTGAAATAAAAGATGGTGAGATTATTGCAGATACGCGCAAGCAAAATCAGCCTAACACTGCCATTGAAGAAAAAAAGAAACCTCTAAAATACAACCCTTTTGTTTTTTATAAAGACCAGTTACTTGAGTCTTTTAAAATGTCTATTCAAGCAATTGTGGCACATAAACTTCGCTCTATACTAACGATGCTAGGTATTATTATTGGTATAGCTTCAGTAGTTACTGTTGTTGCCTTAGGTAGAGGTTCACAACAAAAAATTCTATCTGATATTAATTCACTTGGTACAGATACCATCACTATTTATGCGGGTAGGGGTGCAGGTGATATGTATTCAGGAAGGGTGACTACTTTAACCGATGATGATGCTAAAGAATTGGCAAAATTAAGTTATATCGATGGTGCAAGTCCTACTATTACCTCATCAGGCACTTTGGTTTATAACAATATTTCGGTAAATAGTCAGGTTACAGGTGTTAATGAACAATATTTTTATATTAAAGGCCAACAAATTGCTGAAGGTAGATTTTTTAGTTTAGAAGATGTGGTTAATAATAATTCAGTTATTGTTATTGATCATAATACCCAACAAAGACTATTTCCTTCATCATCTGCCCTAGGGCAAGTTATCTTATTTAATAAACAACCTTTTGAAGTAATAGGTGTTACTGTGCCCAGCAGTGGCTTTATGGGTGGCAATAATAATTTAGAACTATGGCTTCCTTACACAACTACCATGACTAAAATAGCTGGCAGCAGTAATATTTCTTCTATTATTGTTAAGGTTAAAGAGAATATAAATACCCAAATTGCTGATAGTGGTATTACTAAATTTCTAACCATCAAACATGAGAAAACAGATTTTTACACTGCTAATATGGATGCGATTAAGCAAACCATAGAAAGTACCACTAATACCATGACCCTATTAATATCGTGTATCGCTTTAATTTCTTTGATTGTAGGAGGTATAGGCGTAATGAATATTATGTTAGTGTCAGTCACTGAAAGAACTAAAGAGATTGGTATACGCATGGCAATTGGTGCAAGAGAACATAGTATTTTAGAACAGTTTTTAATTGAAGCGGTATTAATTTGTCTAATTGGAGGAATGCTAGGTATTGGACTTTCTTATTTAATAGCTGTTATTTTTAGTCTATTATTTAGTGATTTTCCACTCGTTTTTTCAGTTGAGTCTATTGTATTAGCATTATGTTGCTCAACAGCTATTGGCATTATTTTTGGATTTATGCCTGCTCGTAATGCTTCCAAACTTAATCCGATTGTTGCTCTTTCAAGGGAATAA
- a CDS encoding efflux RND transporter periplasmic adaptor subunit: protein MKKGIKIVVSLLILLGLIYWCYTTFFSTADEVSYITERVRIGTIKRTVNTSGEVGPVQLVTVGAQVSGQITKLYVKLGQKIKKGDKIADIDSIPQLNELNINKARLETYKAQLVSKEIALRVAQKKYNREKNLKKHNATSDENLEAAEDALAAARASVADMKSQVVQAQIEVNNAETNLGYTKITAPLDGTIVSTPIEEGQTVNSNQTTPTIVKIADLSKMEIKMQISEGDITKIQPNMEVSYTILSEPNNVYRGKLDRIDPGLISLTKGDYNGSTEANTAVYYYANVIVPNEENKLRIGMTTQNTITIASAENVLLVPKVALKGQGDNTYVDVLEADGITVNTKKVKIGLTDNINAQVIAGLQEGEQVITMQMTSSEMYNKAMSSMQHM from the coding sequence ATGAAGAAGGGAATAAAAATAGTTGTTTCTCTCCTAATTCTGTTGGGCTTAATCTATTGGTGTTACACCACTTTTTTTTCAACTGCTGATGAAGTTAGTTACATTACAGAACGTGTTCGTATAGGTACTATTAAAAGAACAGTTAATACCTCTGGTGAAGTTGGTCCAGTTCAATTGGTAACAGTGGGTGCACAGGTATCAGGACAAATCACTAAGCTATATGTCAAGTTAGGGCAAAAAATAAAAAAAGGCGATAAAATTGCAGATATTGATTCCATTCCTCAACTTAATGAATTAAATATTAACAAAGCTAGACTAGAAACCTATAAAGCACAGCTAGTATCCAAGGAAATAGCGTTAAGAGTTGCTCAAAAAAAATATAATCGAGAAAAGAATTTAAAAAAACATAATGCTACCTCTGATGAAAATTTAGAAGCAGCAGAAGATGCTTTAGCAGCAGCAAGAGCAAGTGTAGCGGATATGAAATCGCAAGTTGTACAAGCGCAAATAGAAGTTAATAATGCGGAAACAAACTTAGGCTATACAAAAATTACAGCACCGTTAGATGGAACTATTGTTTCAACCCCTATAGAGGAAGGCCAAACAGTTAACTCCAACCAAACAACTCCTACTATTGTAAAAATTGCTGATTTATCCAAAATGGAAATAAAAATGCAAATCTCTGAAGGAGATATAACAAAAATACAACCTAATATGGAGGTTAGTTACACTATTCTTTCAGAACCTAATAATGTTTATCGAGGCAAATTAGATCGTATAGATCCTGGGTTAATATCCCTTACCAAAGGTGACTATAATGGTTCAACAGAAGCAAATACAGCTGTTTATTACTACGCAAATGTAATTGTACCTAACGAAGAAAATAAATTACGCATAGGCATGACAACACAAAATACGATTACCATTGCAAGTGCAGAAAATGTTTTACTAGTACCCAAAGTAGCGTTAAAAGGACAAGGTGATAACACTTATGTTGATGTACTAGAAGCTGATGGGATCACAGTAAATACTAAAAAAGTAAAGATAGGGCTAACTGATAATATAAATGCACAAGTAATAGCAGGCTTACAGGAAGGTGAACAAGTCATTACCATGCAAATGACTTCATCAGAGATGTATAACAAAGCCATGTCTAGTATGCAACACATGTAA
- a CDS encoding thioesterase II family protein: protein MNSKKPLLFLFPFAGGNAFSYRKMLEPLQTVYEVVTPELPGRENLSNTPFIDDINKLVDYLFINVIEPIALDREYIFYGHSMGALLAYLLANKIKQAGLPHPSHLIISGRNAPCFKRSKFIHHLPSSEFWDSLKTMGGIPEEFLEYQELKDYFEPILKNDFKLVENYNYTIAQYSLDIPMTVIYGDQEDVSKESIYAWQQENKQPINFIEMEGNHFFIFDNMPVITDYLTSIVK from the coding sequence ATGAATAGCAAGAAGCCATTACTTTTTTTATTTCCTTTTGCAGGCGGTAATGCATTTTCTTATCGAAAAATGTTAGAACCTTTGCAAACTGTTTATGAGGTAGTAACACCTGAGTTACCAGGAAGGGAAAATCTATCAAATACACCATTTATCGATGATATAAATAAGTTAGTAGATTATCTTTTTATCAATGTGATTGAACCTATAGCATTAGATAGAGAGTATATATTTTATGGGCATAGTATGGGGGCGTTGTTAGCCTATCTGCTGGCAAATAAGATTAAACAAGCAGGTTTACCACATCCTAGCCATCTTATTATTTCAGGACGAAATGCGCCTTGTTTTAAAAGAAGTAAGTTTATTCATCATTTACCTTCTTCAGAGTTCTGGGACTCTTTAAAAACAATGGGTGGAATTCCCGAAGAATTTTTAGAGTATCAAGAGTTAAAAGATTATTTTGAACCTATTCTTAAAAATGATTTTAAATTGGTAGAAAATTATAACTACACAATTGCACAATATAGTTTAGATATTCCTATGACTGTTATCTATGGTGATCAAGAGGATGTAAGCAAAGAATCTATTTATGCATGGCAACAAGAGAATAAACAGCCTATTAATTTTATTGAAATGGAAGGTAATCACTTTTTTATTTTTGATAATATGCCAGTAATTACTGATTATTTAACTTCAATTGTTAAATAA